From one Streptomyces sp. R41 genomic stretch:
- a CDS encoding ATP-binding protein has translation MTPAAQKGLITVAPQAIGLTPEVAPASWFARQRALWSRTLEPPRPLGAPRGRATDWDASWPLSRELTSVRRARKVVTAQLGDWALEALADTTELLVSELVTNALRHTRGPLRLNLQLRDSRLRCEVEDTETTGPVRHIIDADAEGGRGTELLDLLADAWGNTRTATGKTIWFELSAKTSSPKDSPASD, from the coding sequence ATGACCCCAGCAGCTCAGAAGGGACTGATCACCGTGGCCCCCCAGGCCATCGGCCTCACCCCCGAGGTCGCACCCGCATCGTGGTTCGCCCGGCAGAGGGCTCTGTGGTCACGCACCCTTGAACCCCCGCGGCCGCTTGGCGCGCCGCGCGGTCGCGCCACCGACTGGGACGCCTCCTGGCCCCTGTCACGGGAACTGACCTCGGTCCGTCGGGCTCGGAAAGTGGTGACCGCGCAACTGGGCGACTGGGCTCTGGAGGCCCTGGCAGACACCACTGAGCTCCTGGTCAGCGAACTGGTCACCAACGCCCTGCGCCACACGCGAGGCCCTCTGCGGCTCAACCTGCAGCTGCGCGACTCCCGCCTGCGGTGCGAGGTCGAGGACACCGAAACCACGGGCCCCGTACGCCACATCATCGACGCCGACGCGGAAGGCGGGCGCGGCACCGAACTGCTCGATCTGCTCGCCGACGCCTGGGGCAACACCCGCACGGCCACCGGCAAGACCATATGGTTCGAACTGTCGGCGAAGACCTCTTCGCCCAAGGACTCGCCTGCCTCCGACTGA
- a CDS encoding TetR/AcrR family transcriptional regulator, with amino-acid sequence MPRPPDPAKRRDLLDRVREYVIRNGLADLSLRPLGRALGTSDRMLLYYFGTKERMVAEALALYARRPLLRARTLLDTVGSLTSPAGLRRFMEEVWRQFGEPDMRDALPLYLEIMTASVLHPDRYGPVMHDVVTDWTGLFTSVFRDLGMAEARARTEATLLVDATFGLLFAPLADGDWDRADAAFRTFLDRIEPGWQAT; translated from the coding sequence ATGCCGCGCCCGCCCGATCCGGCCAAACGACGTGACCTGCTGGACCGGGTCCGGGAGTATGTGATCCGCAACGGCTTGGCCGACCTGTCCCTGCGCCCACTGGGGCGGGCCCTGGGCACCAGCGACCGCATGCTCCTGTACTACTTCGGCACCAAGGAACGCATGGTCGCAGAGGCACTCGCCCTGTACGCGAGGCGCCCGCTCCTGCGTGCCCGGACCCTGCTCGACACCGTCGGCTCCCTGACGAGCCCTGCGGGACTCCGCCGTTTCATGGAGGAAGTCTGGCGGCAGTTCGGTGAACCCGACATGCGGGACGCGCTCCCCCTCTACCTCGAGATCATGACCGCCAGCGTGCTCCATCCCGACCGGTACGGGCCCGTGATGCACGACGTCGTCACCGATTGGACAGGCCTGTTCACCTCCGTCTTCCGTGACCTGGGCATGGCCGAGGCACGTGCCCGAACCGAGGCCACCCTCCTGGTCGACGCCACGTTCGGCCTGCTCTTCGCACCCCTGGCCGACGGCGACTGGGACCGGGCCGACGCGGCCTTCCGCACCTTCCTCGACCGCATCGAACCCGGCTGGCAGGCCACGTAG
- a CDS encoding long-chain fatty acid--CoA ligase — MNLADFLTRAARIHGDRLAVELDDQQLTYAELHTLAGRTAALLAARGVRPGDRVGLMLPNVPEFPVLYYGILRAGAVVVPMNPLLKQREITHYVRDCGMALLLAHQDAADEARLGAEGTATPIVPVTPEGLAGLLAEHPDPEPSVSRKDDDIAVILYTSGTTGVPKGAMLTHAGLARNCQISARVLQLTPDDVMMGCLPLFHAFGQACAMNAAVIAGARLALLSRFHPGEALRAVEHRKITVFEGVPTMYAAVLAEHRRNPQRDTSSLRLCVSSGASLPVELLHGFEAVFGCAILEGYGLSETSPVASFNHPDRPRKPGSVGTPIDGVEMRILDPRDGVGELCVRGHNVMAGYWGRPDATAETIVDGWLHTGDLARVDEDGYYYIVDRKKDLIIRGGYNVYPREIEEVLYEHPSVAEAAVIGVRHRSLGEEVAAVVALRPGTRADADELREFVRERVAPYKYPREIRLVDALPKGPTGKILKREIPDVRH, encoded by the coding sequence ATGAACCTCGCCGACTTCCTCACCCGCGCCGCCCGCATCCACGGCGACCGTCTCGCAGTCGAGCTCGACGACCAGCAGCTCACCTATGCCGAGCTGCACACCCTCGCCGGACGTACGGCCGCGCTCCTCGCCGCGCGCGGCGTCCGACCCGGCGACCGGGTGGGCCTGATGCTGCCCAACGTGCCGGAGTTCCCCGTCCTCTACTACGGCATCCTGCGCGCCGGGGCCGTCGTGGTACCGATGAACCCCCTGCTCAAGCAGCGTGAGATCACGCACTATGTGCGCGACTGCGGTATGGCCCTGCTTCTCGCCCACCAGGACGCTGCCGACGAGGCGCGACTCGGCGCCGAGGGCACCGCGACCCCGATCGTGCCGGTCACGCCCGAGGGTCTGGCAGGCCTGCTCGCCGAGCACCCCGACCCGGAGCCGAGCGTCTCCCGCAAGGACGACGACATCGCCGTCATCCTCTACACCTCCGGCACCACCGGCGTCCCGAAGGGCGCGATGCTCACCCACGCCGGACTGGCACGCAACTGCCAGATCTCCGCGCGCGTCCTGCAGCTCACCCCCGACGACGTCATGATGGGCTGCCTGCCGCTGTTCCACGCCTTCGGACAGGCCTGTGCCATGAACGCCGCCGTGATCGCGGGCGCCCGTCTCGCCCTCCTCTCCCGCTTTCATCCGGGCGAGGCACTGCGCGCGGTCGAGCACCGGAAGATCACTGTCTTCGAGGGCGTACCGACCATGTACGCCGCCGTGCTCGCCGAGCACCGGCGCAACCCTCAACGGGACACGAGCTCGCTGCGCCTGTGCGTCTCCAGCGGAGCCTCCCTGCCGGTCGAGCTGCTGCACGGCTTCGAAGCCGTCTTCGGCTGCGCGATTCTCGAGGGCTACGGCCTGTCCGAAACCTCCCCGGTCGCCTCCTTCAACCACCCGGACCGGCCCCGCAAACCCGGCTCGGTGGGCACCCCCATCGACGGCGTGGAGATGCGCATCCTCGACCCGCGGGACGGCGTCGGCGAACTGTGCGTGCGCGGCCACAACGTGATGGCCGGCTACTGGGGACGCCCCGACGCGACCGCCGAGACCATCGTGGACGGCTGGCTGCACACCGGTGACCTGGCACGGGTCGACGAAGACGGCTACTACTACATCGTCGACCGCAAGAAGGACCTCATCATCCGCGGCGGCTACAACGTCTACCCGAGAGAGATCGAAGAGGTCCTCTACGAACACCCATCCGTCGCCGAGGCCGCCGTGATCGGCGTCCGCCACCGCTCTCTCGGCGAGGAGGTCGCCGCCGTGGTCGCCCTGCGCCCGGGCACCCGGGCAGACGCCGACGAACTGCGGGAGTTCGTCCGCGAACGCGTGGCACCGTACAAGTACCCGCGCGAGATCCGGCTCGTCGACGCCCTGCCCAAGGGACCCACCGGCAAGATCCTCAAGCGTGAGATCCCTGACGTCCGCCACTGA
- a CDS encoding aldehyde dehydrogenase family protein yields the protein MNSPALDKTALDRALRQLRENAPSWAAAPLAERIGLLERLMPRIHDGATDLVAAAAHAKGYGPDSPWAGEDWAGGPWSLAQNVTARLHVLRRLAAGRDPMPAGTVHEQGGRTWVDVFPATGWDRLLLNGYSAQVRIQSGVTAEQVRERAAEPYSGRGQRAGVALVLGAGNVAALTATDIVHKLYSEGQVVIAKMNPVNAYLRPHFERIFDEFVQRGWVRFVDGGPAEGTYLTAHDGVDSVHVTGSDRTHDAIVWGTDEHAEQRRRDDTPLIDKPFTSELGGVSPCIVVPGRWSRADFRFQAEHIVTSKMNNSGHNCIAGQVLVLPRSWHGTERLLEEIRRVLHALPPRTDYYPGADQRLQAVLEAHPQAERHADGCRILVPDITDHDDVLLTGEVFASALGVVRLPGETPAHFLRHAVDFANDILPGTLGATLIVDPRTERAQSAAVESAIAELRYGTLGVNSWSGVNFLLGYTPWGAYPGHTRQAIGSGIGFVNNAFMLEDVEKTVLRAPFAPAPRGLFTGSPSLSPKPPYFVTHRSGRTTLERVTRFTTAPSLAQLPAVFASALRG from the coding sequence GTGAACAGCCCCGCCCTCGACAAGACCGCCCTCGACCGCGCTCTGAGACAGCTGCGTGAGAACGCCCCGTCCTGGGCCGCCGCGCCGCTCGCCGAACGCATCGGCCTGCTGGAGCGGCTCATGCCCAGGATCCACGACGGCGCGACCGACCTGGTCGCGGCCGCCGCACACGCCAAGGGATACGGACCCGACTCCCCGTGGGCCGGCGAGGACTGGGCCGGAGGCCCGTGGTCACTGGCCCAGAACGTCACCGCGCGGCTGCACGTGCTACGGCGCCTGGCCGCCGGCCGGGACCCGATGCCCGCGGGGACGGTGCACGAGCAGGGCGGCCGTACCTGGGTGGACGTCTTCCCCGCCACCGGCTGGGACCGCCTGCTGCTCAACGGCTACTCGGCCCAGGTCCGGATACAGTCCGGCGTCACCGCCGAGCAGGTACGAGAGCGTGCGGCCGAACCGTATAGCGGCCGCGGGCAGCGCGCCGGTGTGGCGCTCGTCCTGGGTGCCGGCAACGTCGCCGCGCTCACCGCGACCGACATCGTGCACAAGCTCTACTCCGAGGGCCAGGTCGTCATCGCCAAGATGAACCCGGTCAATGCCTATCTGCGCCCGCACTTCGAGCGGATCTTCGACGAGTTCGTCCAGCGCGGCTGGGTGCGGTTCGTGGACGGCGGCCCCGCCGAGGGCACCTACCTCACCGCCCACGACGGCGTGGACTCCGTCCACGTGACCGGCAGCGACCGCACGCACGACGCCATCGTCTGGGGCACCGACGAGCACGCGGAGCAGCGCCGCCGCGACGACACCCCGCTGATCGACAAGCCGTTCACCAGCGAGTTGGGCGGCGTCAGCCCGTGCATCGTGGTGCCGGGGCGATGGAGCCGGGCGGACTTCCGCTTCCAGGCCGAGCACATCGTCACGAGCAAGATGAACAACTCCGGCCACAACTGCATCGCCGGCCAGGTGCTGGTGCTGCCCCGCTCCTGGCACGGGACCGAACGGCTCCTGGAGGAGATCCGGCGGGTGCTGCACGCCCTGCCGCCGCGCACGGACTACTACCCCGGCGCCGACCAGCGGCTCCAGGCCGTACTCGAGGCCCACCCGCAGGCCGAACGCCACGCCGACGGCTGCCGGATCCTGGTTCCGGACATCACCGACCACGACGACGTACTGCTCACCGGCGAGGTCTTCGCCAGCGCCCTGGGCGTGGTGCGCCTCCCCGGCGAGACCCCCGCGCACTTCCTGCGCCACGCCGTCGACTTCGCCAACGACATCCTCCCCGGCACCCTCGGGGCGACCCTGATCGTCGATCCCAGGACCGAGAGGGCCCAGTCCGCCGCGGTGGAGTCGGCCATCGCGGAGCTGCGCTACGGCACCCTCGGCGTCAACTCCTGGTCCGGCGTCAACTTCCTGCTCGGCTACACCCCTTGGGGCGCCTACCCCGGCCACACCCGGCAGGCGATCGGCAGCGGCATCGGCTTCGTCAACAACGCCTTCATGCTCGAGGACGTCGAGAAGACCGTGCTGCGCGCCCCGTTCGCCCCCGCCCCTCGCGGCCTGTTCACCGGCTCCCCCTCCCTGTCCCCCAAGCCGCCGTACTTCGTCACCCATCGCTCCGGCCGCACCACGCTCGAACGCGTCACCCGCTTCACCACCGCGCCGAGCCTCGCCCAGCTCCCCGCCGTCTTCGCTTCCGCCCTGCGCGGCTGA
- a CDS encoding TauD/TfdA dioxygenase family protein, giving the protein MDTTGTDKNPLLAKPLFHAGRRVLDRTVAGTPQAEYRLLEIAPMTPHIGAEIGGVDLSRPIDEELAQELRQVLLEWKVIFFRDQHDFDAASHLALAAVWGEPEPNPFFPKGDTVGVSRLAKDANAIGQENIWHSDHSFMAAPAMGSVLRSVEVPPAGGDTMWADMGAAYDNLTDEMKQRIDGLTAVHDWEPSWGAFMTQEQIAAMRQNLPPVEHPVVVRHPHTGRKTLYVNEPFTTRIVGLPEDESRELLHELGLQARVPELQVRFRWQPDSVAIWDNIAVQHYAINDYYPQRRVMERIAIAGVPLS; this is encoded by the coding sequence ATGGACACCACTGGAACCGACAAGAACCCCCTCCTGGCCAAGCCGCTGTTCCACGCCGGCCGGCGTGTGCTGGACCGAACCGTGGCCGGTACACCGCAGGCCGAGTACCGGCTGCTGGAGATCGCGCCGATGACTCCGCACATCGGAGCGGAGATCGGCGGCGTGGACCTGTCCCGGCCGATCGACGAGGAGCTGGCGCAGGAGCTGCGGCAGGTGCTGCTCGAGTGGAAGGTCATCTTCTTCCGCGACCAGCACGACTTCGACGCGGCATCACACCTGGCCCTTGCCGCGGTGTGGGGGGAGCCGGAGCCGAACCCGTTCTTCCCCAAGGGCGACACTGTCGGCGTCTCGCGGCTCGCAAAGGACGCGAACGCCATCGGCCAGGAGAACATCTGGCACAGCGACCACTCGTTCATGGCCGCGCCCGCCATGGGCTCGGTGCTGCGTTCGGTCGAGGTCCCACCGGCCGGCGGCGACACCATGTGGGCCGACATGGGTGCCGCCTACGACAACCTCACCGACGAGATGAAGCAGCGCATCGACGGCCTCACCGCCGTACACGACTGGGAGCCCAGCTGGGGTGCGTTCATGACGCAGGAGCAGATCGCGGCGATGCGCCAGAACCTGCCGCCGGTCGAGCACCCGGTCGTCGTGCGACACCCGCACACCGGACGCAAGACGCTGTACGTCAATGAGCCCTTCACCACCCGCATCGTCGGCCTGCCCGAGGACGAGAGCCGTGAGCTACTCCATGAGCTGGGCCTGCAGGCTCGTGTCCCCGAGCTCCAGGTGCGGTTCCGCTGGCAGCCCGACTCGGTCGCTATCTGGGACAACATCGCCGTCCAGCACTACGCGATCAACGACTACTACCCCCAGCGCCGCGTGATGGAGCGCATCGCGATCGCCGGCGTCCCGCTGTCCTGA
- a CDS encoding MFS transporter — translation MPNTDVTPVTPAHTAETSRRHKRRAWTVTGLLVVFMMVNFADKSVLGLAADPIRRDLGLSATGFGLANSAFFLLFSVCGATVGLLSDRVRARWLLLGMALLWSLAQTPMALGGGLVALVTSRIVLGAAEGPAFPVAQHSALSWFPDRERNLPGALINIGVTLGVVVAAPGLTWMIQHHGWRSAFAAVAIAGGVWAAGWALFGKDREAETPTGTQAETHGEASGWTAVPRSGSADEETSPAPSYRRILGTGTWIGATIGYFSTYWMIALSLVWVPSYLHDGLGYSATTAANLVAGIWAINAIALLGQAGVTGWLLRRGVTSRWARARVGGITLLASALGCATLSQATRGPIIVLLLLVGFGLCGAMSTIAVTTVAELVPARRRGGALGLMNAVVTTGGLIAPALTGYLVDIQGRAGYQHAVLLAAVLLLLGGTAAVTLIDPARDARRLSS, via the coding sequence TTGCCCAACACCGATGTCACACCCGTCACGCCCGCCCACACCGCCGAGACGAGCCGGAGGCACAAACGCCGGGCGTGGACTGTCACCGGGTTGCTGGTGGTCTTCATGATGGTCAATTTCGCCGACAAATCCGTCCTCGGACTGGCAGCCGACCCGATCCGCCGCGACCTCGGCCTGTCGGCGACCGGCTTCGGACTGGCCAACAGCGCGTTTTTCCTGCTTTTCTCGGTCTGCGGCGCCACGGTCGGGCTGCTGTCGGACAGGGTGCGGGCGCGGTGGCTGCTGCTGGGCATGGCGCTGCTGTGGTCGCTCGCCCAGACGCCCATGGCCCTGGGCGGAGGACTGGTCGCGCTGGTCACCTCGCGGATCGTGCTGGGGGCCGCGGAGGGGCCTGCCTTCCCCGTGGCCCAGCACAGCGCCCTATCGTGGTTCCCGGACCGTGAGCGCAACCTTCCCGGCGCACTGATCAACATCGGCGTCACCCTCGGCGTGGTGGTCGCGGCCCCAGGGCTGACCTGGATGATCCAGCACCACGGCTGGCGCTCCGCCTTCGCCGCCGTCGCGATCGCGGGCGGGGTGTGGGCGGCGGGCTGGGCCCTTTTCGGCAAGGATCGGGAGGCCGAGACGCCGACCGGGACCCAGGCCGAGACCCATGGCGAGGCCAGTGGCTGGACCGCCGTTCCCCGCTCCGGCAGCGCTGACGAAGAGACCTCGCCTGCTCCCTCGTACCGGCGCATCCTGGGCACCGGCACCTGGATCGGCGCCACGATCGGCTACTTCAGCACCTACTGGATGATCGCCCTGTCACTGGTGTGGGTGCCCTCCTACCTGCACGACGGCCTGGGCTACTCCGCCACCACCGCCGCCAACCTCGTCGCCGGGATCTGGGCGATCAACGCCATCGCCCTCCTCGGGCAGGCGGGAGTGACCGGGTGGCTACTGCGACGCGGCGTGACAAGTCGGTGGGCCCGTGCCCGTGTCGGCGGCATCACTCTGCTGGCCTCCGCGCTCGGCTGCGCGACCCTTTCGCAGGCCACGCGCGGGCCGATCATCGTGCTGCTCCTGCTCGTCGGCTTCGGCCTGTGCGGGGCGATGTCGACCATCGCGGTCACGACCGTCGCCGAACTCGTCCCTGCCCGCCGGCGCGGCGGCGCCCTCGGCCTGATGAACGCCGTGGTCACCACGGGCGGCCTGATCGCCCCCGCCCTGACGGGCTACCTGGTCGACATCCAGGGCAGGGCCGGCTACCAGCACGCTGTGCTCCTTGCGGCCGTGCTGCTCCTGCTGGGCGGCACGGCAGCAGTCACCCTGATCGACCCGGCCCGCGACGCGCGTCGCCTGTCCTCATGA
- a CDS encoding TetR/AcrR family transcriptional regulator: MVGAQTQKAERGPGRPRQERVTDDTLEAVIELVTEQGVKAVTMDAVAARARVSKPAIYRRWPSKQALIIAAAETRIGPLSVPDLGDIRAELREVLTARLTAYRLPGTARLLAELIATATEEGGSRGEYAEYTDRMMAETRTVLQRGIARGEVRPDIDIRSAATLVAAPLVYRLLAESELPNARFVDDLVDLVVRAVGQPAT, translated from the coding sequence ATGGTCGGCGCACAGACACAGAAGGCCGAACGTGGGCCGGGGCGACCGCGACAGGAGCGTGTCACGGACGACACCCTTGAGGCGGTCATCGAGCTGGTGACCGAGCAGGGCGTGAAGGCGGTCACGATGGACGCGGTGGCCGCGCGTGCCAGGGTGAGCAAGCCCGCCATCTACCGGCGGTGGCCCTCCAAGCAGGCCCTGATCATCGCGGCGGCCGAGACACGCATCGGCCCCCTCTCGGTGCCGGACCTCGGTGACATTCGCGCCGAACTGCGCGAGGTACTGACCGCGCGGTTGACGGCGTACCGGCTGCCGGGCACGGCCCGGCTGCTGGCGGAACTGATCGCCACTGCAACCGAGGAGGGCGGTTCGCGGGGAGAGTACGCGGAATACACCGACCGGATGATGGCCGAGACGCGCACCGTCCTTCAGCGGGGCATCGCCCGCGGCGAGGTGAGGCCCGACATCGACATCCGGTCGGCCGCCACGCTGGTGGCGGCGCCGCTGGTGTACCGCCTGCTGGCGGAAAGCGAACTGCCCAACGCGCGCTTCGTGGACGATCTGGTCGACCTCGTCGTTCGGGCGGTCGGCCAACCGGCAACCTGA
- a CDS encoding WD40 repeat domain-containing serine/threonine protein kinase yields MAAARRVQGLYTVPVVDADLRADEPWLATAYVPGPSLHDAVAECGPLPVDAAVGLIAHVAEALQSIHAADVIHRDLKPSNIILTPEGPKVIDFGIARATDVTSVTRTGMLTGTPAYMAPEYIKGQTVTEAVDVFAFGVVARFAATGRPAFGGGSHHSVTYRILEQAPDLDDCPEPVRTIAAGGDGRVQLWGVASRKRRATFTQREKSGTTVVGVPCLAFSPNGQLLAIGTDRGEVGLWDVAKRRQVARIPGDPANTVNSVAFSPDGKTLAVGSGEEGCGTWPTANNAPA; encoded by the coding sequence GTGGCCGCGGCCCGGCGGGTCCAGGGCCTCTACACCGTGCCGGTGGTCGATGCGGACCTGCGGGCTGACGAGCCCTGGCTGGCCACGGCTTACGTCCCCGGGCCGTCCTTGCACGACGCGGTGGCCGAATGCGGACCGTTGCCGGTCGACGCGGCTGTGGGACTGATTGCCCATGTGGCCGAGGCCTTGCAGTCCATCCACGCCGCTGACGTGATCCACCGTGACCTCAAACCCTCCAACATCATCCTCACCCCCGAGGGGCCCAAGGTCATCGACTTCGGCATCGCCCGGGCCACGGACGTCACGTCGGTGACCCGCACGGGGATGCTTACGGGGACGCCTGCGTATATGGCGCCCGAATACATCAAGGGGCAGACCGTCACCGAAGCCGTCGATGTCTTCGCCTTCGGAGTCGTCGCCCGCTTCGCCGCCACCGGACGGCCTGCCTTCGGCGGTGGCAGCCACCACAGCGTGACGTACCGCATCCTGGAACAGGCTCCTGACCTCGACGACTGCCCCGAACCCGTGCGGACCATCGCCGCCGGCGGGGACGGCAGGGTGCAGCTGTGGGGTGTGGCCAGCCGCAAGCGACGCGCCACCTTCACCCAGCGCGAAAAATCCGGCACTACCGTGGTCGGGGTCCCCTGTCTCGCTTTCAGCCCCAACGGCCAACTGCTCGCCATCGGCACGGACAGGGGGGAGGTGGGACTGTGGGACGTGGCCAAGCGCCGGCAGGTCGCCAGGATCCCCGGCGACCCCGCCAATACGGTCAACAGTGTGGCGTTCAGCCCGGACGGCAAGACACTCGCCGTTGGCAGCGGTGAGGAGGGCTGTGGGACGTGGCCGACCGCGAACAACGCACCAGCCTGA
- a CDS encoding glycoside hydrolase family 3 N-terminal domain-containing protein encodes MKLLSYRDRRSATPPPRLPGRARNARRLSTAAAVAAMLLAGCGTSTPKAAPHSSGPGVSPAPPATPSPSASSVAPDLTAATACTNSSKLAGWSNRRLAMLTIAVPVSETSVSDVTSEVSAGAGGVLLFGSKAPSDLGSRLTALKSHVPGHLGLLVMTDEEGGGIQRMANLVGSLPWPAYMGTHWTPAQIQQNVTKVATKMAAAQVNMDLAPVVDVDGRNVAPSRTNPDGWRSFSGSTSVVSKDGVAYMNGLRAGHVIPVVKHFPGLGGSSYNSDFGPAHTLPWSTLQKVGIPPFTAAIKAGAPAIMVSNNIVPGLGTNPASLSPTAISYELRGKLGFKGLVVTDSLSAKAISAAGFSVPAAAVQALRSGADMVMFDLGSNVSSQTSSIATAITNAVAGGHLARSRLIDAAGHVLAVRHVNLCS; translated from the coding sequence ATGAAGCTCCTGTCGTACCGTGACCGCAGAAGCGCGACACCACCGCCGCGGCTCCCCGGCCGGGCCAGGAACGCACGAAGACTGAGCACTGCTGCCGCCGTGGCGGCGATGCTCCTGGCGGGCTGTGGCACGAGCACCCCCAAGGCGGCCCCGCACTCCAGTGGTCCCGGCGTGTCCCCCGCCCCGCCCGCCACGCCTTCCCCCTCCGCTTCGTCCGTCGCTCCGGACCTCACCGCCGCCACCGCGTGCACCAACAGCTCAAAGTTGGCCGGGTGGTCGAACCGCCGGCTGGCCATGTTGACCATCGCCGTCCCGGTGTCGGAGACCTCGGTGTCCGACGTCACCTCCGAGGTGAGCGCCGGTGCGGGCGGTGTGCTGCTGTTCGGCAGTAAGGCGCCGTCCGACCTCGGCTCCCGGCTGACCGCCCTGAAGTCCCATGTACCCGGCCACCTGGGCCTGCTGGTGATGACCGACGAGGAGGGCGGCGGCATCCAGCGCATGGCGAACCTCGTCGGATCCCTGCCCTGGCCCGCATACATGGGCACACACTGGACCCCGGCCCAGATCCAGCAGAACGTCACGAAGGTCGCCACCAAGATGGCGGCCGCCCAGGTCAACATGGACCTCGCGCCGGTGGTCGACGTAGACGGCAGGAACGTGGCCCCCAGTCGGACCAACCCCGACGGATGGCGGTCCTTCAGCGGCAGCACCTCGGTGGTCTCCAAGGACGGTGTCGCGTACATGAACGGGTTGCGCGCCGGACACGTGATACCTGTCGTCAAGCACTTCCCGGGCCTTGGCGGCTCCAGCTACAACTCCGACTTCGGCCCCGCCCACACCCTGCCCTGGTCCACCCTGCAAAAGGTGGGCATCCCGCCGTTCACAGCGGCCATCAAGGCCGGTGCCCCGGCCATCATGGTCTCCAACAACATCGTGCCGGGCCTGGGCACCAATCCGGCGAGCCTGTCACCCACCGCCATCAGCTACGAGCTGCGCGGCAAGCTGGGATTCAAGGGGCTGGTGGTCACCGACTCGCTCAGCGCCAAGGCGATCTCCGCCGCCGGCTTCAGCGTCCCCGCCGCCGCCGTCCAGGCCCTGCGCTCCGGCGCCGACATGGTCATGTTCGACCTGGGGAGCAACGTCAGCTCCCAAACGTCCTCGATCGCCACGGCGATCACCAACGCGGTGGCCGGCGGACACCTCGCCCGCAGCCGCCTCATCGACGCGGCGGGGCACGTCCTGGCCGTCCGGCACGTGAATCTCTGCTCCTGA
- a CDS encoding SAM-dependent methyltransferase encodes MPRFEITPIGTVRNDRTDVQHTDNWGAVRSTITIDERFGEACLQGLEGFSHVEVLFIFDQFPEHDDYREPRPYRGRSDLPSVGVFAGRGPRRPNRIGVTSCSIESVHGRELTVVGLDAVSGTPVIDLKPTMAEFRAVNIKQPEWVSRLMSEYFQP; translated from the coding sequence ATGCCGCGCTTCGAGATCACACCGATAGGTACGGTCCGGAACGACAGGACGGATGTCCAGCACACGGACAACTGGGGTGCCGTCCGCAGCACGATCACCATCGACGAGCGCTTCGGCGAGGCGTGCCTCCAGGGTCTGGAGGGCTTCTCCCACGTGGAGGTCCTCTTCATCTTCGACCAGTTCCCGGAACACGACGATTACCGCGAACCCCGCCCCTACCGCGGCCGCTCCGACCTCCCGTCCGTTGGCGTATTCGCCGGCCGCGGCCCCCGCAGACCGAATCGCATCGGGGTAACGAGCTGCTCTATCGAATCCGTCCACGGCCGCGAATTGACGGTGGTGGGCCTCGACGCGGTCTCGGGCACCCCGGTCATCGATCTGAAGCCGACGATGGCGGAGTTCCGCGCGGTGAACATCAAGCAGCCGGAATGGGTCAGCCGCCTGATGTCGGAGTACTTCCAGCCGTAA
- a CDS encoding GNAT family N-acetyltransferase: MTGLGPVAWPPAPIKTERLVLRESEARDRAVCIELSASPEVGTYVGGARPRDELERVVPEVPGRRPGFFVVELDGAMIGFIQLLDRRDAERPGHVRPEGGEAELGYMFLPEAWGYGYAAEACAAALDWFAGALPGEPVVLTTQTANARSMRLAAKLGFTEVERFEEYGAEQWFGEWSSVTPSG; encoded by the coding sequence ATGACTGGACTCGGACCCGTCGCCTGGCCACCTGCCCCGATCAAGACCGAGCGGCTCGTGCTCCGTGAGTCCGAGGCGCGGGACCGTGCGGTGTGCATCGAGCTGTCCGCCTCGCCGGAGGTGGGAACCTATGTCGGTGGCGCTCGACCGCGTGACGAGCTCGAGCGCGTGGTGCCTGAGGTGCCTGGGCGGCGCCCTGGCTTTTTCGTGGTCGAACTCGACGGGGCGATGATCGGCTTCATCCAGCTGCTCGATCGGCGCGACGCGGAGCGTCCGGGTCACGTCCGGCCGGAGGGCGGCGAGGCCGAGCTCGGCTACATGTTCCTGCCGGAGGCGTGGGGGTACGGGTACGCCGCCGAGGCGTGCGCAGCGGCACTCGACTGGTTCGCCGGCGCGCTTCCTGGCGAGCCGGTGGTGCTCACCACCCAGACCGCCAACGCCCGCTCGATGCGCCTCGCGGCGAAGCTGGGGTTCACCGAGGTGGAGCGGTTCGAGGAGTACGGCGCCGAGCAGTGGTTCGGCGAGTGGTCCTCGGTCACGCCGTCGGGTTGA